A section of the Triticum dicoccoides isolate Atlit2015 ecotype Zavitan chromosome 7A, WEW_v2.0, whole genome shotgun sequence genome encodes:
- the LOC119327427 gene encoding AAA-ATPase At3g50940-like: MESLPLTVLDTCKKALGTAASVAGYVMLARGMARDILPPELRAALGRAAAFVRARLGASDKERHALVIRRDFDSGYSENELFDAARKYLTTKISPRTTPCLGLGLFPVEPDRSSSSWSTLLCLEHDGSTSDHFDGVDVVWKYVRAGRGEDGTTGEYFKLSFDAKDADTVSERYVPFVMSTAEQLRMRARALKISKNDGASWQHGINYHHPATFATLAMDPSLKQAVMDDLDRFLKRKEYYLRIGKPWKRGYLLYGPPGTGKSSLVAAMANYLRFNLYDLDLSVVPDNSALQMLLINMRNKSILVIEDIDCCFDAKKSREEEGSRNMPEPAADPDNTPRRQRPQRKQNTVTLSGLLNFIDGLWSTSGEERIIIFTTNYKERLDQALLRPGRMDMHVEMGYCRWEAFRTLARNYHLVDDHPLFPEIQQLLKAVDVTPAEVSEMLLRKEDAGQALQVLKQFLEGKKTNAKKEAPEMKNEEADKAM, translated from the coding sequence ATGGAAAGCTTGCCACTGACGGTGCTGGACACCTGCAAGAAAGCGCTGGGCACGGCAGCCTCGGTGGCCGGCTACGTGATGCTGGCGCGCGGCATGGCGCGGGACATCCTCCCTCCCGAGCTGCGTGCCGCGCTCGGCCGGGCCGCAGCGTTCGTGCGCGCCCGACTGGGCGCTTCTGACAAGGAGCGGCACGCCCTCGTCATCCGCCGCGACTTCGACTCCGGGTACAGCGAGAACGAGCTCTTCGACGCCGCGCGCAAGTACCTGACCACCAAGATCAGCCCGCGCACCACGCCGTGTCTCGGCCTCGGTCTCTTTCCCGTGGAGCCtgaccggagcagcagcagctggagcACGCTTCTGTGCCTGGAACACGACGGCTCCACCAGCGACCACTTCGACGGCGTCGACGTCGTGTGGAAGTATGTGCGCGCAGGCCGCGGCGAGGACGGCACCACCGGGGAGTACTTCAAGCTCAGCTTCGACGCCAAGGACGCCGACACGGTGAGCGAGCGGTACGTACCCTTCGTCATGTCCACCGCGGAGCAGCTGCGGATGCGTGCCCGCGCGCTGAAGATCTCCAAGAACGACGGGGCATCGTGGCAGCACGGCATCAACTACCACCACCCCGCCACCTTCGCCACGCTCGCCATGGACCCGTCGCTCAAGCAGGCCGTCATGGACGACCTCGACCGCTTCCTGAAGCGGAAGGAGTATTACTTGCGGATCGGCAAGCCGTGGAAGCGCGGGTACCTGCTCTACGGCCCGCCCGGGACCGGCAAGTCAAGCCTGGTCGCCGCCATGGCCAACTACCTTCGGTTCAACCTCTACGACCTCGACCTTTCCGTGGTGCCCGACAACTCAGCGCTCCAGATGCTGCTCATCAACATGCGCAACAAATCCATCCTCGTCATCGAGGACATCGACTGCTGCTTCGACGCCAAGAAGTCAAGGGAAGAGGAAGGCAGCCGCAACATGCCGGAGCCGGCCGCCGACCCCGACAACACCCCCCGGCGGCAGCGACCACAACGAAAGCAGAATACTGTAACGCTGTCAGGGCTGCTCAACTTCATCGACGGGCTGTGGTCGACGAGCGGCGAGGAgcgcatcatcatcttcaccaccaacTACAAGGAGCGCCTCGATCAGGCCCTGCTGCGGCCAGGGCGCATGGACATGCACGTCGAAATGGGCTACTGCCGCTGGGAGGCGTTCAGGACGCTGGCCCGGAACTACCACCTCGTCGACGACCACCCTCTGTTTCCGGAGATACAGCAACTGCTTAAAGCGGTGGACGTGACACCGGCCGAGGTGTCCGAAATGCTGCTCCGGAAGGAGGACGCCGGCCAAGCGCTGCAGGTGCTTAAGCAATTCCTCGAGGGCAAGAAAACCAATGCAAAAAAGGAGGCGCCAGAAATGAAAAACGAAGAAGCAGACAAGGCGATGTAG